CGGTCTCCAACATGTTTCCCACCCTAGGACCTGACGCCACGTCAGGATCAAGCCCCGTGCGCGCGGGGTCCTGACCAAACCGCCAAATCCAATTTGACGGCTATTGGAGCATCGACGGCTTTCACGGCACGCCTCACGAGCCCGGCTGAGCCGGCCGAGTTGTCAGTTTTAGAAGTCGTCTGCCCCAGATTGCGCGGCCGGGCTGCCGGGATGAACAGGCCCGGCAGCTTCCGTGGCTGCATGACACAGGGCGCTTAGCAAAATTCTTGGGAGGTGTCGGCTTAGCGCAATTCCGTGAGTGGTCATGTGCACGAACGCCTCGATGGGGGCAAAGCTTGCGCGGGGTACACCGCTTTTTCGCCGGGAGGAACTGTGCCGCTGGGCGGCCGCTATTGTGGCGTCTCGTTCTTTGCCCTGTGGGCGAGCCGCCCTAGTTGCCATCGGTGCACGTCGGGCAGCCAATCCAACGGGGCCGACGGGCCGACCCGGGGATCCTCGGAAAACCCGCCGTCCCGCAGAGCCTCTACGTACACGCGATCCTCTTTTATTCGAGCTCGAAGCTGCTCAGCCCCGCAACCCGAGCCGTGACCGGGGATCACGGCAGCAACTTCGTCGGCAACACCCTCAAACAGCAGGAGCGCGGCGAGGTAGTCCTCGACCGGATTCACAGCCTCAAGATCGAGAAACGGCATCAGGATGTCGGAAAGCATGTCGCCGGCGACGAGGACGCCGTGCTCCTCGATCAGCAGCGCCGCATGGCCTGGCGCATGGGCCTGGTGCTCGATGATCCGGACTTTCGGTCCATCCCAGGGAATCTGCGCTGCTCCGGCGGGCAGACCGGTCATAAGACCGAGCAGATCCATCGGGATCTCCCCGGCGAGCTCCGGCGGTAGCGCCCCGGCCACGCGGGCCTTCCAGTCCGAGTGCGACAGCAGGTCTTGGATGGACGCCGCGCAGCGGCCCGTACCGTAACGGGGCACGTCGCCGAACATCGCGTGCCAGAGCACGTGGTCCCAATGCGGATGCGTCGAGAACCCCGCCACGACTTGCTGGCCCAACCCTCGAAGGTCGTTTGCTAGGTCGGCCATTTCCTCGCTCGTGATACCGGGATCGATGAGCAACACACCTGTCAGGCCCTGCACCGCAACGGAGTTACTTTGGATGAACTTGCTCTTATGGACGTAAACGCCCTTAGCCACTTGCTTCAGCATCAAACGCCTTCCGCTTGTGGTTTGCGACCGCTTGCCGCGACGGTACTACCTGGCGGTAAGAGTTTTCAAGCACTAGTTGTACTCAGCCAGCAGGTTGGTTACATCTGCTGATGGGTGCTCGTCCTCCGAGGGCTGCGTGGTTTCGGCGGTGGTTGTAGAAGTCTAGCCAGCCGGTGAGGGCTTGTGCGCGGTGGTCACTGGAGTCGTAGGCGTTCTTGTAGGCCCAGCCTTCCTGCAGGGTCCAGTTGAACCGTTCGGCTTTGCCGTTCTGCCACGGGCTGCGGGGTTTTGTGCGCCGGTGCTTGGCGCCGAGGTCCTCCATGACTTTGGAGAAGGCCGCGGACCGGATGTAGGCCAGGGCGTTGTCCGTCATGACCTCTTGCACGGGGGCTCCGTTGGCGGCCATGAACGCTGCGGCGTTGGCCAGGAACGCCGCGCAGGTGGGGCCCTTCTCATCGGGCAGGACCTCGACATAGGCCAGGCGGGAGTGGTCATCGACGGCCACGTGGACATAGTCATAGCCCAGTCCGCGGCCTCTGACGGCTTCGGACCGGCCGTGGACCCGCCAGCCTCCGCCGTCCGGGATTTTCCCGAGTTTCTTCACGTCAATGTGCAGTAGTTCTCCGGCGGTGTCGCGTTCGTAGCGGTGGTCGGTTGCCCGGCCGGCGCGGATGCGTTCGCCGCTGATCGGGTCCAGTTCCCATAACCGGGGCAGCCCGGCCCGGGCGATGATCCGGGAGACCGTGCGGGCCGGGACGTTGCAGCGTTCGGCCAGTTCGACCGGGCCCTCGCGGTGCTTTACCCGCGCCTCGAGGACCTCGTCGATTTTCGCCGAGGGGGTGGCATGCGGGCACGAACGCGGGCGGGACGAGCGATCCTCCATACCGTCCGAGCCGTGCTCCAGATATCGCCGGAACCACCGGTGGGCGCAGGCACGGGAAACACCCATTTCCTTCGCCACATGCGCCACGGGACGGCCGCCCAGAACACGCTGGACAAGGATGCTTCTACCGGCAGGAGTCAGACGGGCATTACGGTGGACCATGAAGACCTCTTAGTCGTTTGGTGTGTGTGGTAACCACCAACCTAAGAGGTCTTCACCCTTTCAACATGTAACCAACGTCCTGGCTGAGTACACCTGATATGTAGGTAGTCCATGTCAAGAGGGCAAGGGTGAGCGGTCCAAGATTGGATGTCTTGGACCGCTCTTTTGTGTTCGTTCCCCTGCTTGGTCCGGCGGCCGGCGCGTCGTGGTCGACGGCGCTGTCAGACTGATATTCGCGGGTTGGCTACCGCAGGACGAGGTGTTCGGCTGGAGGGGTGCCGCTGGTCTAGCAATGTCGGGCGTCACCGTAATTTACCGGTTGCCCATAGGTGTATCGCGGGTCTCCTCCACGCTGCCGAGCCTCCGGACGGAGCCGGGAACGGCACACGTCTATTCATCCGTCCATGGCTGCTCCTGTTGGACCGCGGCCGCGAGAGACCAGCACCAGCCAGCCAGTTCCCGTGCGACAGCGACGTTGGCGATGACGCGCCGTTTGTGACGGGCTTCGAACTGGTCCCACTTGCGGTGCAGGCGGTGGTTGCCTTGATGTCCGCGGACCCGGGAGGCCTCATCGGCTGCGTCCCAGCGGGCACGCATGTCACGGCTTGCGTTGGCATATGGACGGCGGTGATGCCAAGCGGCCTCGACGAGCAGGCGGCGGGCATGGGTGTTTCCTGTTTTAGTGATGCCGCCTTGGGACCGTGAAGCACCAGAGGAATGTTCGGAGGGCACCAGGCCCAGATAGGCGCCGATGGTGCTGCCAGTGAAGCGGGTCCAATCACCGATCTCCACTGCCAGGCCGAAGGCGGTGAGCACCGAGATCCCGCGCAGACACATCAGCGCACGGACCACGGGTGCATAGCGGTCGGTGGCCGCGAGGGCCGTGATCTTCGCATCCAAACGGTTCCTGCGGTCCAGCGTCAGCTCCGCGGCCTCCAGGCTGGCCTCGTAAGCGGCCTGCAGGGACGGATCATCGAATCGTTGCCGGTGCAGCCAGGTGTGGTGGGCATCGGTCCAGGCATGGCCGCCGGAGTAGACCAGACCGTGGCGCAACAGGAGCTTCGAGATCCGGTGCCTGGCCCTCATCAGATCCGTACGGACGTCCTCGCGGGCCCGGACCAGGTCCCGCGCCGCTTCATCCGCACGGCCAGGAACCCGCACGGGCGTGATCTGTCCGAGCAGGGCCAACCGGGCCAGATGTTCGGCATCGCGGGCATCGGTCTTCACCCGGTCCCCGGACGGCCGCTGGAGCTTGGACGGCGCCGCGACCAGGCATTCGACCCCTGCACTGACCAGTAGCCGGGCCAACCCGAATCCGGTGGGGCCTGCCTCATAGACAACGAGGACCGGCTCCGGCAGCCCGGAAACCCACTCGGCGATCCCCGCATCGTTCGCGGCAAGGCTCTGCCTCAGGATCTCGCCCGTTTCACGGTCGATCGCGCAGCCTTTGACGCTGCGTGCATGGACATCCAAACCGACGTAAGTACGCTTATTCATGGTTGGAACCTCCAGACGTTCAAATGTGGCTCTGCCAGTCCACACCCCCCGCACCCACGTGCGGAAGGACCCGGACCGACAACCCACGAACCTCTTTGAACCCGAGGTTCCAGTCGCTACGTCCGGCGCGCCCCACCACACTTCATATCGTCTAGTGGCAGAAGGCTGAGCGGCGGTCGGGATGCCCGATCGAGGCAGCGGTCACCGCGTTAGGCGATCGCTGGGCCCTGGCCGTGATCCGTGCGGAATCCGCAGAGTTGCCAGGCAGCCGACTGCCACCTGCGTCGGGCGTGAATTAGGCTTGGCGTAGGCTGGAATTCGACGATAGGAG
This genomic window from Arthrobacter sp. EM1 contains:
- a CDS encoding MBL fold metallo-hydrolase — its product is MLKQVAKGVYVHKSKFIQSNSVAVQGLTGVLLIDPGITSEEMADLANDLRGLGQQVVAGFSTHPHWDHVLWHAMFGDVPRYGTGRCAASIQDLLSHSDWKARVAGALPPELAGEIPMDLLGLMTGLPAGAAQIPWDGPKVRIIEHQAHAPGHAALLIEEHGVLVAGDMLSDILMPFLDLEAVNPVEDYLAALLLFEGVADEVAAVIPGHGSGCGAEQLRARIKEDRVYVEALRDGGFSEDPRVGPSAPLDWLPDVHRWQLGRLAHRAKNETPQ
- a CDS encoding IS481 family transposase, whose product is MVHRNARLTPAGRSILVQRVLGGRPVAHVAKEMGVSRACAHRWFRRYLEHGSDGMEDRSSRPRSCPHATPSAKIDEVLEARVKHREGPVELAERCNVPARTVSRIIARAGLPRLWELDPISGERIRAGRATDHRYERDTAGELLHIDVKKLGKIPDGGGWRVHGRSEAVRGRGLGYDYVHVAVDDHSRLAYVEVLPDEKGPTCAAFLANAAAFMAANGAPVQEVMTDNALAYIRSAAFSKVMEDLGAKHRRTKPRSPWQNGKAERFNWTLQEGWAYKNAYDSSDHRAQALTGWLDFYNHRRNHAALGGRAPISRCNQPAG
- a CDS encoding IS110 family transposase, with amino-acid sequence MNKRTYVGLDVHARSVKGCAIDRETGEILRQSLAANDAGIAEWVSGLPEPVLVVYEAGPTGFGLARLLVSAGVECLVAAPSKLQRPSGDRVKTDARDAEHLARLALLGQITPVRVPGRADEAARDLVRAREDVRTDLMRARHRISKLLLRHGLVYSGGHAWTDAHHTWLHRQRFDDPSLQAAYEASLEAAELTLDRRNRLDAKITALAATDRYAPVVRALMCLRGISVLTAFGLAVEIGDWTRFTGSTIGAYLGLVPSEHSSGASRSQGGITKTGNTHARRLLVEAAWHHRRPYANASRDMRARWDAADEASRVRGHQGNHRLHRKWDQFEARHKRRVIANVAVARELAGWCWSLAAAVQQEQPWTDE